The Cyclobacterium amurskyense genome contains the following window.
GAACGACCTTTTTCCCTGCAAAGGCCGGGTTAGGTTTATACACTCCTGACTCATCTTTAAGAAGGACCATTTCTTCCCAAACATGCATTTCTAAATCTCTACCTTCCAACTTTTCCAATAAAGTACTGAAAAAATACGTTTGTAAGTTTTTGGGATCTTTGATTTCGGGTAGCTTTTTCAATAATTCTCTTGCCTGAGGAGAGGCTGTCCATGCCCCCTCTGCTACTTCATCTCCTCCGGAGTGCATTTTTTTAAGTTCAAGACCTGCCTCTGCATACATTTTTGTTAATTCGTCAACAACCTTTAGGTAAAAGTCAAAAGTTGAAGCATTGGCCACATTGACAACATTGTCTTTAAAAGACTGTGCTGACATGTATTGGGACTTGTCTTCCGGATCCACGAGACGATAAGCTTCAGCTTCCTCTGTTCTACCCTCTTCCATTAAATCTAAATATCTTTTCTCCATGGACTTGATGGCCGCTCTGGCATGTCCTGGAAAATTCAACACAGGAATAACTGTGATGTGTCGTTCTTTCGCATATTTCAGGATATCAACAAATTCATCTTTTGTGTAAAACCCACTTCCATTTTTCCCTTCCATATAAGCGAATGGTCCAGAGCCATAACCCGGATGAACAGAAGGATCATCCATACTACTAGCATGTTGTCTCTGACCTCCAACTTCTGTTAATTCAGGAAGTCCTGGAATCTCCAATCTCCATCCTTCATCCTCAGTGGTATAAAACAGAAAATGATTCAGCTTATAATGAGACATGATATCAAGAGTCCTTTTAATGGTCTCTTTCGTTTGGAAATTTCGAGCCACATCCATGTGTAAACTCCTAAAGCCAAATCGAGGTGAATCCGCTATATTAATATAAGGTAGACTAAGTGGTAACTTCTGGTTCAAGTAAGCATCATTACCTAATAGTGCCAATAAGCTTTGTACTCCGTAAAAAACACCTGCAGGGTCACTACCTGTCAACACAACCCCATTTTGATTGACATCCAATTTGTAAGCCTCATCGCGCTTACCATTGACTTCCATTTTCGCCAATTTCAACACTATCCCTTGATTATTGCTCACACCTTCATGTGTAGAAAATTTAACTCCTGTAAGTTCACTTAATTTCTCACTAAGGTATTTTGCCTCATTGGAAAGGCCATTTTCAAATTCTATGGCAAGTTTTTCCTCAAGTATAAATTGACCATTTCCTTTCCTTACACTAAATGGTGTAGGTATAATTGGCAATAATTCTTCTTTATCTAATTTTACCAAATTCTCATTGCGTTCATATTGACTTTCCGCAGAATAGGGAGCTTCTTCGTCCATGGCACCTCTCAGGCGTTGTTCATCCCTTAAAAATGGCTTAACCTCCAAGTTTTTTACGGGAATAACTTCTTCAGATGTTCCATCCTCACTGTAAAAAACAAAATACATACCCATAGGTGCATCTGTTTCTTTTATCACCCCTTCAATCCCAACATAAGGAATTAAAATACTCTCCCCTGGAGCTAGCGCGAAGCCATCAATTGGGCTAAGCTTGTACCAATCTCCATTAATATGGGTGATTTTGGCATTTTCACTCGATAAGATTCCTCTTGGGGCCATACTAAAAAACAGGTCCCAACCTTTTTCCCCAAGCGGATACTGACTGCGGTTTTCTATTCCAAAACTGGCTTCAAATTGCCCCTCTTCTTCCGTAAAGTTGGTTTTTACTTCCCAATCGATATAAATGGAATCAACAGCCTCCTTCCAATTTGTAGAGGGTTGGCAGGAAAAAAAGCAGCTTATTAAAAGTAAGTAGGCAACGATCCGAGTGATTTTATTCATAATTAAATTGTTTAAGTAGCCTTATTATTACACCTCATGGTATTAAATTGACTATTAAATAAAAAAATATATTGTATGAAGCCTACAATTACTAGATTAATATCTCTGGATGCTCTCCGGGGTTTTACCATTGCCGCCATGATTCTGGTCAACTACCCGGGATCTTGGAGCCATGTATATCCACCTTTATTGCATGCAGAATGGAATGGAATGACAATGACAGATTTCATTTTTCCATTTTTCATTTTTATGGTGGGTGTCTCAGTGGCCTTTGCCTATTCTAAAAGACTAGAAGAAGGGGTGCCTAAAAGTGGTATGTATAAGAAAATATTTACTCGCGCGGTAAAACTCTTTGTCTTAGGGATATTTCTAAACCTTATTCCTGATTTTGACTTTTCAAACATGAGGATCGCTGGGGTTTTACAAAGAATAGCAATTGTCTTCTTAGCTAGTTCATTTTTATTCTTAAATACAGACTGGAAAAAACAAGCCTACTTAGGTGGGGGAATACTTGTTTTATATTGGTTATGCATGACTTTGATACCTACTCCTGGAGAAGGAGTGGTTATGTTGGAACCTGGAAGAAACCTTGCTGCCTGGATTGACAGTATGTTTTTACCAGGAAGAATGTGGGAAGGATCTTGGGATCCTGAAGGATTTTTCACTACTCTTCCAGCAATTGTAACAGGAATTTTAGGCCTTCTAGCCGGGAAAATCTTACTCTCCGATAAAAATGAAAACTTAAAATCCA
Protein-coding sequences here:
- a CDS encoding family 20 glycosylhydrolase, encoding MNKITRIVAYLLLISCFFSCQPSTNWKEAVDSIYIDWEVKTNFTEEEGQFEASFGIENRSQYPLGEKGWDLFFSMAPRGILSSENAKITHINGDWYKLSPIDGFALAPGESILIPYVGIEGVIKETDAPMGMYFVFYSEDGTSEEVIPVKNLEVKPFLRDEQRLRGAMDEEAPYSAESQYERNENLVKLDKEELLPIIPTPFSVRKGNGQFILEEKLAIEFENGLSNEAKYLSEKLSELTGVKFSTHEGVSNNQGIVLKLAKMEVNGKRDEAYKLDVNQNGVVLTGSDPAGVFYGVQSLLALLGNDAYLNQKLPLSLPYINIADSPRFGFRSLHMDVARNFQTKETIKRTLDIMSHYKLNHFLFYTTEDEGWRLEIPGLPELTEVGGQRQHASSMDDPSVHPGYGSGPFAYMEGKNGSGFYTKDEFVDILKYAKERHITVIPVLNFPGHARAAIKSMEKRYLDLMEEGRTEEAEAYRLVDPEDKSQYMSAQSFKDNVVNVANASTFDFYLKVVDELTKMYAEAGLELKKMHSGGDEVAEGAWTASPQARELLKKLPEIKDPKNLQTYFFSTLLEKLEGRDLEMHVWEEMVLLKDESGVYKPNPAFAGKKVVPYIWNNMFDYPDLGYQLANMGYDVVLCNVSNFYFDLAYSNDPEEPGLYWAGFVNTKNAWAFAPYDWFKTTYKTSMGRTIDRAKEFKDMVRINPDAKDHIIGLEAQLWTETVKGRDMAEYYMFPKMLGFAESAWAAERDWEKEPDLVKMDQNIAKGWNQFANRIGQTALAKLSWWNGGYNYRIAPPGAKVEDGKLFANVNFPGLQIRYTTDGSEPNEESALYTGPVEIEGEVTLKVFDETGKGSRTIKVSPKNWELRESN
- a CDS encoding acyltransferase family protein → MKPTITRLISLDALRGFTIAAMILVNYPGSWSHVYPPLLHAEWNGMTMTDFIFPFFIFMVGVSVAFAYSKRLEEGVPKSGMYKKIFTRAVKLFVLGIFLNLIPDFDFSNMRIAGVLQRIAIVFLASSFLFLNTDWKKQAYLGGGILVLYWLCMTLIPTPGEGVVMLEPGRNLAAWIDSMFLPGRMWEGSWDPEGFFTTLPAIVTGILGLLAGKILLSDKNENLKSNYLMSIGLVIVLTGLLWAQVFPINKHLWTSSFTLITGGAGFIALGASYFLVDILGKKKGTSIGIIFGANAITVYVLADVLSLIFYTLEVGGQSLNMYFIDVFTGIGLPVNLVSMLYAILFVMVNFIPAYILFKNKIFIKL